From the genome of Clostridium sp. BNL1100, one region includes:
- a CDS encoding precorrin-8X methylmutase — MEVMRPMEIENKSFEIIGRELGDRVLDKYCEPVIKRVIHTTADFEYADNLVFSEGVIEKSVEILKAGACIVTDTQMAMAGINKAAAARCACEVMCFMSHTDVAEKALAEGTTRAAISMRKAAEIEKPLVIVVGNAPTALIELNSLINEGKVEPKLIIGVPVGFVNVVESKELIMKQNIPFIVARGRKGGSNVAAAIVNALLYMASPRDINQ, encoded by the coding sequence ATGGAAGTAATGAGACCAATGGAAATAGAAAATAAGAGCTTTGAGATTATCGGCCGTGAGCTGGGAGACCGGGTACTTGACAAGTATTGTGAGCCTGTAATAAAGAGAGTCATTCACACCACTGCTGATTTTGAATACGCAGACAATCTGGTGTTTTCAGAGGGTGTCATTGAAAAATCTGTGGAAATCTTAAAAGCAGGTGCTTGTATTGTCACAGATACTCAAATGGCCATGGCAGGAATAAATAAGGCTGCTGCTGCACGCTGCGCCTGTGAGGTCATGTGCTTTATGTCCCATACGGATGTGGCGGAGAAGGCTTTGGCAGAGGGAACAACCAGAGCCGCCATATCCATGAGAAAGGCTGCCGAGATAGAAAAACCTCTTGTTATAGTAGTTGGAAATGCACCTACCGCATTAATTGAGCTTAATAGCCTGATAAATGAAGGTAAGGTTGAGCCTAAACTCATAATTGGTGTTCCAGTAGGTTTTGTAAACGTTGTTGAATCAAAGGAATTGATAATGAAGCAAAATATTCCTTTTATAGTAGCCAGAGGCCGTAAGGGTGGAAGTAACGTGGCAGCTGCAATAGTTAATGCCTTGCTGTATATGGCTTCTCCGAGAGATATAAATCAATAG
- the cbiB gene encoding adenosylcobinamide-phosphate synthase CbiB → MKIIIEVAIGFILDLIFGDPPWLPHPIRQMGWFISKGENLLRKVFPKSQKGEFMAGAVLAIIITVFSFIIPFLLLYFLSRLSTYVEVAVASLFCYQILATKSLKTESMRVYYHLKNHDLTNARKYLSWIVGRDTQNLTDEGITKAAVETVAENTSDGVIAPLIFLVIGGAPLGFLYKAFNTMDSMIGYKNDRYLYFGRFAARFDDVLNFIPAVLSAYMMIAASFVCGLDYKNALRIYKRDKRNHSSPNSAKTEAVCAGALNVQLAGDAYYFGKLVKKKTIGDSNRNIKTDDIKTTNKLMYTTAFIAFVILCGFRLIILFI, encoded by the coding sequence ATGAAAATAATAATTGAAGTTGCCATTGGCTTTATACTGGATCTGATTTTTGGTGACCCCCCATGGCTGCCTCATCCCATAAGACAGATGGGGTGGTTTATTTCAAAGGGTGAGAATCTGCTAAGAAAGGTATTTCCAAAATCACAAAAAGGTGAGTTTATGGCAGGAGCCGTTCTTGCCATAATAATTACGGTGTTTTCATTCATTATACCGTTTTTGCTATTGTATTTTCTAAGCAGGTTAAGTACATATGTTGAAGTGGCTGTTGCATCCCTGTTCTGTTATCAGATTCTTGCAACAAAAAGCTTGAAGACCGAGAGTATGAGGGTTTATTATCATCTCAAAAACCATGACCTGACAAACGCAAGGAAGTATTTATCATGGATAGTAGGACGTGATACTCAAAACCTGACTGACGAGGGGATAACCAAAGCTGCGGTTGAAACGGTTGCTGAAAATACATCCGATGGAGTAATTGCACCTTTAATATTTCTGGTGATTGGCGGTGCACCTCTCGGCTTTTTATACAAGGCTTTTAATACAATGGATTCAATGATAGGTTACAAGAATGACAGGTACCTTTATTTTGGCAGGTTTGCAGCAAGGTTTGACGATGTTTTGAATTTTATCCCTGCCGTTCTATCTGCATATATGATGATAGCGGCTAGTTTTGTCTGTGGATTGGACTATAAAAATGCACTCAGGATATACAAGAGGGATAAAAGGAATCATTCCAGTCCCAACAGTGCAAAGACAGAAGCTGTATGTGCAGGAGCACTGAATGTACAGTTGGCCGGAGATGCGTATTACTTTGGAAAGCTTGTAAAGAAAAAAACCATTGGCGATAGTAACAGAAATATAAAAACAGATGATATAAAAACAACCAATAAGCTCATGTACACAACCGCATTTATAGCATTTGTTATTCTATGCGGATTCAGGTTAATTATTTTATTTATATGA
- a CDS encoding class II aldolase/adducin family protein codes for MVETKYLTDEEAAHAIVEVGKRMYLKGFVASNDGNISIKTGENEILTTPTGVSKGYMTPEMLVKVDLKGQVISGNTKPSSELKMHLRVYSENPEVMAVTHAHPPVATSFAIAGIELDRAILPEAVVNLGTVPIAPYATPGSQAVPDSIAPYCREFNAVLLANHGAVTWGKDVFEAYHRLESLEYYATVLMYTGNIIGKANELSSKQISQLVEIRRKLGINTGGTPKGKDMEYNTGDNLPDEFLIRDIVEQVTSTVLKNYKSK; via the coding sequence ATGGTAGAAACTAAATATCTTACTGATGAGGAAGCCGCACATGCCATAGTTGAAGTTGGAAAGAGAATGTATTTAAAGGGCTTTGTAGCTTCTAATGACGGTAACATAAGCATTAAGACCGGCGAAAATGAAATCTTGACAACTCCTACAGGTGTTTCCAAAGGATACATGACTCCAGAAATGCTGGTGAAAGTGGATTTGAAGGGACAGGTTATATCCGGCAACACAAAACCCTCATCAGAATTGAAAATGCACCTGCGAGTATATAGTGAAAATCCTGAAGTAATGGCTGTAACCCACGCACATCCTCCGGTAGCAACTTCCTTTGCAATTGCAGGGATTGAACTGGACAGGGCTATTTTGCCTGAAGCAGTAGTAAATTTGGGGACTGTTCCCATAGCTCCCTATGCTACCCCGGGCAGTCAGGCTGTTCCAGACTCAATAGCACCCTATTGCCGGGAGTTCAATGCGGTACTTCTTGCAAACCATGGAGCTGTAACGTGGGGCAAGGATGTATTCGAGGCGTATCACCGCCTTGAGTCGCTGGAGTACTATGCCACTGTATTAATGTACACCGGAAATATAATCGGAAAAGCCAATGAACTTAGTTCCAAGCAGATTTCACAGTTGGTTGAAATCCGCCGGAAACTTGGAATTAATACAGGTGGAACACCGAAAGGTAAGGATATGGAATACAATACAGGTGATAATTTACCTGATGAATTTTTAATCCGTGATATTGTTGAACAGGTAACAAGTACTGTGCTAAAGAATTATAAAAGCAAATAA
- the mtnK gene encoding S-methyl-5-thioribose kinase, whose protein sequence is MSKFDKYFLMSPSDAADYAAEKLSIFCCDSELDSKEIGDGNLNYVFRVWDKKSNKSVIIKQAGYTARISDDFKLSPDRNRIEAETLRFQGDLAPGLVPVVYKYDDIMSCCSMEDLSEYTIMRQALLQHKIFPNFAEHITTFMVNTLLLTSDVFLNHQEKKSLVKSYTNPELCEITEDLVYTEPFNDYKHRNDVFPPNLAWVKKELYSDNELKLEVAKLKFEFLTNAQALIHGDLHTGSIFVNENSTKVIDPEFAFYGPMGYDIGNIIANMIFAWINADATMENEEKCINFKNWVENTICEIIDKFKAKFLKVWKEEAKEILAKTPGFAEWYLSQVIHDTAAVAGLELCRRIVGMAHVKDITSIENESARLRAERFCITVAKRYIKNNKSYIFGEQFVNTLKEVENEFPG, encoded by the coding sequence ATGTCGAAATTTGATAAGTATTTTTTAATGAGTCCATCGGATGCAGCTGATTATGCAGCGGAAAAGCTCAGTATATTTTGCTGCGATTCGGAACTTGACAGCAAAGAAATAGGTGATGGAAATCTGAATTATGTATTTCGGGTATGGGACAAAAAATCTAATAAATCAGTGATAATAAAACAAGCGGGTTATACTGCAAGAATTTCTGACGATTTCAAGCTTTCCCCTGATCGTAACAGAATTGAGGCAGAAACGCTTAGATTTCAGGGCGATTTAGCACCGGGCCTTGTACCGGTAGTATATAAATATGACGATATTATGAGCTGCTGTTCTATGGAGGACCTGTCCGAGTATACAATCATGAGACAAGCACTTCTTCAACATAAGATTTTTCCCAATTTTGCGGAACATATCACAACATTTATGGTCAATACTTTACTCTTAACATCAGATGTCTTTTTAAACCATCAGGAAAAAAAATCACTTGTTAAAAGCTATACAAACCCGGAACTTTGCGAAATAACAGAGGATTTGGTGTACACCGAGCCATTTAATGATTATAAGCATCGTAATGATGTATTTCCACCAAACCTTGCTTGGGTAAAAAAAGAGCTTTATAGCGATAATGAGCTAAAACTAGAGGTTGCAAAATTAAAGTTTGAATTTCTTACAAACGCACAAGCTTTAATTCACGGTGACTTGCACACCGGTTCTATATTTGTAAATGAAAATTCAACAAAGGTAATAGATCCTGAATTTGCATTTTATGGGCCTATGGGTTATGACATTGGTAACATAATCGCAAATATGATATTTGCCTGGATAAATGCAGATGCTACTATGGAAAATGAGGAGAAGTGTATTAACTTCAAGAATTGGGTTGAGAATACCATTTGTGAAATTATTGATAAATTCAAAGCAAAATTCCTGAAAGTATGGAAGGAAGAAGCCAAAGAAATTCTGGCAAAAACCCCTGGCTTTGCCGAGTGGTATTTAAGTCAGGTAATACATGACACTGCAGCAGTAGCAGGGCTTGAACTATGCAGGCGTATCGTAGGTATGGCACATGTTAAGGACATTACTTCCATAGAAAATGAAAGTGCAAGATTACGTGCAGAACGTTTTTGTATAACTGTTGCAAAACGATACATAAAGAACAATAAAAGCTATATATTTGGAGAACAGTTTGTAAATACCCTAAAAGAGGTGGAAAACGAATTTCCGGGATAG
- a CDS encoding histidinol-phosphate transaminase — MKKLVHGGDIYSKRNLPENLKLIDFSANINPLGLPDGVKKAIVNGIDDFCNYPDPLCRELKKEISAYVKVPEEYIFCGNGAADVVYRIASAIRPEKVLLTAPTFSEYEEAVKLLGSDVKYYYLLKEKNFKIDIDILDKITSDISLMFLCNPNNPTGVLADKETVLKIADKCKSTKTILVVDECFMDFLDIPQDYSVMDSLDTYKNIIVLKAFTKIYAMAGIRLGYGICSDANVIEGLHRAGQPWNVSVAAQKCGVAALKEIDYVNRTRELIKYNRIFLENSLIKLGFEVVNSQANYILFRTEIKSLPNELEKFGILIRSCGNYKGLDETYFRIAVKSKEDNEYLVNCIKKMLSPLH; from the coding sequence ATGAAAAAGCTTGTTCATGGGGGAGATATTTATAGTAAAAGAAATTTACCGGAAAATTTAAAGCTGATTGATTTTTCTGCCAATATTAATCCTTTAGGGTTACCGGATGGTGTAAAAAAGGCCATCGTCAATGGCATCGATGATTTTTGTAACTATCCTGATCCCTTATGCAGAGAATTGAAAAAGGAAATCTCTGCTTATGTAAAGGTACCTGAAGAGTATATATTCTGTGGCAACGGAGCAGCTGATGTAGTATATAGAATTGCTTCTGCTATAAGGCCGGAGAAAGTACTTCTTACCGCACCTACATTTTCCGAGTATGAGGAGGCGGTAAAACTACTTGGCAGCGATGTTAAGTATTATTATCTGCTGAAGGAAAAGAATTTTAAGATTGATATTGATATACTTGATAAAATAACTTCTGATATCAGTCTTATGTTTTTATGCAACCCCAATAATCCCACAGGTGTTTTAGCAGATAAGGAAACGGTTCTGAAAATCGCTGATAAATGTAAGTCAACAAAGACCATTCTGGTAGTTGACGAATGTTTTATGGATTTTTTGGATATTCCACAGGATTATAGTGTTATGGACAGTCTTGACACTTATAAAAATATAATTGTCCTGAAAGCATTTACAAAAATATATGCAATGGCTGGAATCCGCTTAGGATACGGAATATGTTCAGATGCAAATGTCATAGAAGGGTTGCACAGGGCAGGTCAGCCTTGGAATGTGTCTGTAGCTGCTCAGAAGTGTGGGGTTGCTGCACTTAAAGAAATAGATTATGTTAACCGAACAAGAGAACTAATTAAATATAACAGAATATTTTTGGAAAATAGCCTTATAAAGCTTGGATTTGAAGTTGTAAATTCACAAGCAAATTATATTTTATTCAGAACAGAGATAAAATCACTTCCCAATGAACTCGAAAAATTTGGCATATTGATACGCTCCTGTGGCAATTATAAAGGACTGGATGAAACATATTTCAGGATTGCCGTAAAATCAAAAGAAGATAATGAATATCTTGTAAATTGCATAAAGAAAATGTTGTCGCCTTTACACTAA
- the mtnA gene encoding S-methyl-5-thioribose-1-phosphate isomerase: MTNTTKNVYDMETVLLDDANSELIIIDQTLLPTETVFLKLKTQEEMWEAIYKLRVRGAPAIGVAAAYGIYLGAKALKAQEYDGFYSEFIRLKKYLASSRPTAVNLFWALDRMDECVKRSKEKTVDDIKVELLKESHKIKEEDTWVCRSIGEYGLALLKPGMGILTHCNAGQLATSKYGTALAPIYVGQEKGYNLKVFADETRPLLQGARLTAYELNKAGVDVTLICDNMASAVMKNGWVQAIFVGCDRVAANGDTANKIGTSGVAILAKNYNIPFYVCAPTSTIDMSCASGKDICIEERNPKEVTEMWYEKRMAPKDIKVFNPAFDVTDEKFITGIITEFGIAKTPYNESLKEIFNRKRGMV, encoded by the coding sequence ATGACAAATACCACAAAAAATGTTTACGATATGGAAACTGTTTTGCTGGATGATGCCAACAGTGAATTGATAATCATAGATCAGACTTTGCTTCCCACTGAAACTGTTTTTTTAAAATTAAAAACTCAGGAAGAAATGTGGGAAGCCATATATAAGTTAAGGGTAAGAGGTGCTCCTGCAATCGGGGTTGCGGCGGCATACGGGATTTACCTTGGAGCCAAGGCCTTAAAAGCTCAAGAGTATGATGGATTTTATTCCGAATTCATAAGGCTCAAGAAATATCTTGCATCCTCCAGACCCACGGCTGTTAATCTGTTCTGGGCACTTGACAGAATGGATGAATGTGTAAAAAGAAGTAAGGAAAAAACAGTAGATGATATAAAGGTTGAGCTGCTGAAGGAGTCTCATAAAATAAAGGAAGAGGATACATGGGTGTGCAGAAGTATAGGCGAATATGGTCTTGCACTACTAAAGCCGGGTATGGGGATTCTCACCCATTGCAATGCGGGACAGCTTGCAACATCCAAATACGGAACCGCATTGGCACCAATATATGTAGGTCAGGAAAAGGGATATAACCTGAAGGTTTTTGCCGATGAAACCAGACCGCTTCTTCAGGGAGCCAGATTAACCGCTTATGAATTAAATAAGGCTGGTGTGGATGTAACACTTATTTGTGATAATATGGCTTCAGCAGTTATGAAGAACGGATGGGTTCAAGCAATATTTGTGGGGTGCGACAGAGTTGCGGCCAACGGTGATACTGCAAATAAGATAGGGACTTCGGGAGTAGCCATATTGGCAAAAAACTATAATATTCCTTTCTACGTTTGTGCGCCAACGTCAACAATTGACATGAGTTGTGCTTCGGGGAAAGATATATGCATAGAGGAGCGTAATCCCAAAGAGGTTACTGAAATGTGGTATGAAAAAAGAATGGCGCCAAAGGATATTAAAGTTTTTAATCCTGCTTTTGACGTTACAGATGAAAAATTTATTACAGGAATAATAACTGAATTTGGTATAGCTAAAACTCCCTATAATGAATCTCTAAAAGAAATATTTAATCGTAAAAGAGGTATGGTGTAA